CCTATTCCTCGACCGGCATGCCGCTCTTCTATCGCCATTGGTCCTTCGGCAAACACTTTGCTCATCACGAAACCTTCTACCGCCGCGGGATGCGCGACCTCGCTTATGAGATCGTCATCAACAGCTCGCCCTGCATCTCCTACCTGATGGAGGAAAACACGGCGACGATGCAGACGCTCGTCACCGCGCATGCGGCCTTCGGCCACAACCACTTCTTCAAGAACAACTATCTCTTCAAGCTCTGGACCGATGCGGAGGGCATCCTCGATTACCTCGATTTCGCCAAGGGTTATATCACCCGCTGTGAGGAACGTTACGGCGAGACGGCCGTCGAACGCACGCTCGACGCAGCCCATGCGCTGATGTCGCACGGGGTGCATCGATACGCGGGCAAGACCACGATCGATCTTCGCCAGGAGGAAAAGCGGCAGCAGGAGCGCCGCGCCCACGAGGAGCAGATGTTCAACGACCTGTGGCGCACGGTTCCCGTCGGCAAGGCGCGGAAGGCGGGTGACATCGGCCTAGAAAAGCGCCGCGCCGCCCTCGGGCTTCCTCAGGACAACATCCTATACTTTCTGGAAAAGTCGGCGCCGCGGCTGCAGCCGTGGCAGCGTGAGATCCTTCGCATCGTCCGCCATGTCGCGCAATATTTTCATCCCCAGCGGCAGACCAAGGTGATGAACGAGGGAACCGCCACCTTCGTCCACTACCAGATCATGAACCGGCTTCACGAGCGGGGGCAGATCAGCGACGGAAACTTCCTCGAATTCCTGAAGTCGCACGCCAACGTCGTGTTCCAGCCGAGCTATGACGACCGGCGGTTCTCGGGCTTCAATCCCTATGCGCTTGGCTTTGCGATGATGCAGGACATCGAGAGGATCGTCACGACGCCGACGGAAGAGGACCGTGCATGGTTTCCCGATATCGCCGGACGAGGCGATGCAATGGCGGTCCTGCGCGACATCTGGGCCAATTACCGGGACGAGAGCTTCATCAGCCAGTTTCTGAGCCCGAACCTGATCCGGCAGTTGCGACTGTTCCATCTCTACGACGATCCGGAACAGACCGAGGGGGTACTGGTTTCGGCGATCCATAATGAGCGTGGATACCTGCGCATCCGCCGCCAGCTCTCCCGCGAATATGATATCGGCTGGACCGATCCGGCAATCGATATCGTCGATGTCGACCTCGCTGGCGACCGCCGCCTGTTGCTGCAGCACATCGTCATGAATGGCTGCTATCTTCAGGAAAATGACACGAAACTCGTCCTGCAGCATCTCGCCGATCTCTGGGGCTATGACGTGTTGCTTCAGGAAATCGACAGTTCCAGCACGGTGGCGAGAGAACACGCGGCGAGCCCGCGCAAGATCGTTCAGTGATCACAGATTATGCTGACGGCGATAATGAACAATTATCGGTGGCAACAAACACAAAGCCTTAGTAGTTTACCGCCGTTGCAATCGCCCACTTGATCTCGACCAGTTTCACCCTTTGCAGCGATCTTCCGGGGCGGATAGCGCGGAGACGAGAGACCATGAGTGAAACGCGGCGCAAGCTGACGACGATCTTCTGTGCTGACGTGCAGGATTATACGCGGCTGATGGGGGCTGATGAGGAAGGGACGCTCGCTGCACTCAAACGCTGCCGGGAAGCGATGGGGCGCCTGATCGAAAGCCATGGTGGCCGCGTCATCAATACCTGGGGCGATGGGCTGATCGCCGATTTCCCGAGCGTGGTCGAGGCGGTGCGCGCGGCCGTCGACACCCAGAACGAACTCGCGGGTTTCAACGCCCGCCGCCCGGCCGACGGGCGCATGCTCTTCCGCATCGGCATCAATCTCGGCGACGTGATCGTCGAAGGCGACGACATCTATGGCGACGGCGTCAATATTGCGGCGCGGCTGCAGACGTCGGCTGCGGCAGGCGGCATCGTGATATCGAACACCGTCTATGACCATGTCCGCAACAAGGTGGCGGTTGGTTTCGAGTTTCTCGGACCGCTGATGGTGAAAAATGTCGATGAAGGCGTGCCGAGCTACGCGGTGAAGATCGGCGATGCCAAAGACGAGACGCCTTCTGCGGAACGATCCGGCCCCGCGCGGCCGCAGCCGGCGTCGGTTATGGCGGCCGCTAAGGCCGAGACAACCCCAGCACCGGGCGGACGCAGGCTGTATGGCGTGCTCGGCGTCATCGCCGCCGTCCTGATCGGTATCAATCTCCTGTCGTGGCAGGGCGTCTTCTGGGCGCGTTTTCCGGTGCTCGCGCTGGCCGTCGTCGCGGCGCTCGCCTGGAACCGTGATCAGACCCGATTCAATCGCAAGATCACCTTGCTGGCGATCCTGGCGCTTGGTCTTGCCGGCATCAACCTTTTCACCTGGACGGGGCAGTTCTGGGCGGTGTGGCCGATACTGGGGATTGCGGCTACCATGGGTGTGCGGTGGTCGATGCGTCGATAGACATCCAACCCGCATCCTCGGGGATTTTGTACGGTATTTGCTCGACAATCGGCAGGATCAAAGACACGGGCCAGTGTTCATTCAAGCAAAAGTGAGCGGCCGGGTTATTTCCATTCTTTGCTGATATTACAAATCGGTAATGCCGGCTGCTTATGCTTGCCGGTAAGCTGTAAACGCGCGATATTGTCGCATCAGACGGGAGTGTCGATCCCGCAGCGCCTCTTTCGACCGACCCTGGTCCAACCTCGAGTCCCTCCGGAGACGTGAATGGCCTTTTGGAAGCAGTTTGTACTTTCGCTCATCGTCATTATTGCCGGCTTTGCCGCGTGGGTTTTCTTCGTGCCCGGCGCCGGCGATACGATGCGCGATGCAGGCATTCCAGACAGCATCGTTTCCAAGATCGCGCCGAAGGCCGGGGAGACGGCCGATGCCGACGCTCCCGCCCGGGCGCAAGGGCAGCGTGGCGAGGGACAAGGGCAGGGACAGAACCGCCGCAATGGCGGCGGGCGCAACAACACCATTCTCGTCGCGACGCAGGCCGTCGTCCAAGGGATCGTCAACGACCGGCTGAACGCCATCGGCACGGGTGACGCGATCCGTTCGGTTGCGGTCACGCCGCAGGCATCCGGCACGATCCGCGAAATTCTCATCAAGTCGGGCGATAGGGTGACGGCCGGCCAGGTGCTGGCCAAGCTCGACAGCGAGGAGCAGGTGATCGCCCGCGGCCAGGCTGATGTGGCGGTCAAGGCCGCCGTCGAGAAGTCGAATCTCTATCACAACATCAAGTCCAGCGTGTCGCGCATGGACGTGTTCGATTCGGAGATCGCCGAGCAGGGCGCGCGGCTGCAGCTGCAGGCCGCCGAGCTCAATCTCGCCCGGCGCAACATCACCGCGCCGATCGACGGCATCGTCGGCATCGTGCCGGTCAATATCGGCGACAACGTCACGACGAGCATCCCGATCGTCACTCTTGACGACCGTTCGGAAATCCTTGTCGACTACTGGGTGCCGGAGCGCTTCGCCAATACGGTGTCGGTCGGCCAGCCGGTCGAGGCGATGTCTGTGGCAAGGCCGGGGCAGGTGTTTTCGGGCTTGGTCGAAGCCGTCGACAACCGCATCGACGCGGCAAGCCGCACGCTGCGCCTACGCGCCCGGATCGACAACAGTTCGGACGAGCTGCGTGCCGGCATGTCCTTCAGTGTCAGCATGAAATTTCCTGGCGACAAATATCCGGCTGTCGACCCGGTCTCCGTGCAGTGGGATTCGCAGGGCTCCTTCGTCTGGCAGGTCAACGACGACAAGTCGCATAAGGTGCGGGTCAGCATCGTGCAGCGCAACCCGGATTTCGTGCTCGTCAAAGCCGATCTCGAGGATGGCGACGTGATCGTCACACAGGGACTGCAACGCGTGCGTGAGGGTGGGGCGGTGCGCGTGAGCGCCGATGTCGCCGCGACTGCGGAGGTCGCCACCCAATGAACGTGACCGAAATTCATCAGGACCGGGCGTCGGGCAAGCAGAGCTTCACTGCACTTTTCGTTCGTCGACCGATCCTGGCGCTGGTGTTCAACACGCTGATGGTCGTTGCCGGCCTTGCCGCCTATGTCGGCGTCGAGGTGCGCGAACTGCCCGATGTCGACCGTCCCGTCGTCACCGTGCGCACCACCTTCGACGGCGCATCGCCGCAGACGATCGACCAGGAACTGACCAAGGTGATCGAGGGGGCGGTCGCGCGCGTCAGCGGCCTGAAATCGATTTCGTCGACCTCGTCCTTCGGTCAGAGCCGGGTGACGCTGGAATTCTCGGATGCGATCGATCTCTCGGTCGCCGCCAACGACGTGCGCGACGCGATCGGCCGCATTACCCAGAACCTGCCCGACGAAGCGGATGCGCCGCAGATCGTCAAGGCGGATTCGGATTCCTCGGCGATCATGCGCCTTGCCGTCACCTCCACCAATCTCAACATGGACGATCTGACCCAGCTCGTCGAAAACGAGGTGATCGATCGCCTCGCCTCCGTCGACGGGGTTGCCGACGTCGAGGAATATGGCGACCAGGAGAAGGTCTTCCGCGTCGATGTCGACCAGGGGGCTCTTGCCAGCCGCGGGCTGACCATCGGCGACCTGACGAAGGCACTCGACAATGCCGCACTCGACGTGCCGGCCGGCTCGCTGAAGAGCAATACGCAGGATATCGTGGTGCGCGCCACCGCCAACCTGCAGACCCCGGCGGATTTTTCCAACGTCATCCTGCAGGACCGCGTCCGGCTCGGTGACGTCGCGACGGTGATGCTTGGACCACGCGACGGCGAAACGGCGCTGCGCTCCAACGGCAAGCCGGGCATCGGCCTCGGCATCATCCGCCAGGCGCAATCGAATACGCTGAACATCTCGACCGGCATCAAGGCCGCCGTCGACCAGCTGTCGAAGACGCTGCCCGAGGGCACGACGATCGCCATCACCAGCGACGACGCCGTCTTCATCCAGGGTGCGATCCACGAGGTGGTGCTGGCGCTGGTGCTCGCCGCCGTCATCGTCACCGCCGTCATCTACCTCTTCCTGCGCGACTGGCGGGCGACACTGATCCCGGCGGTCAGCATGCCGGTGGCGCTGATCGGCACGCTGGCGGCGATCTACATGGTCGGCTTCTCGATCAACATCCTGACGCTGCTCGCAATCGTACTGGCGACCGGCCTCGTCGTCGACGATGCGATCGTGGTGCTCGAAAATATCGTACGCCGGCGCTCCGAAGGCATGGGGCCGCGCGCTGCCGCCGTGCTCGGAACGCGCGAGGTGTTCTTCGCCGTCGTCGCCACGACGGCGACGCTGGCGGCGGTGTTCATTCCGCTCTCATTCTTGCCGGGACAGGTCGGTGGCCTCTTCCGCGAATTCGGCTTCGTGCTCGCCTTCTCGGTCGGGCTGTCGTCGATCGTGGCGCTGACGCTGTGTCCGATGCTCGCCTCGCGCATGCTGACCAAGCCGATGCTGGAAGATCACGGCATGCTCGGCCGCTTCGGCGGGGCGCTCGCCGATCTCTACAAATGGGCGCTGCACGGCTGTCTCAACGCGCCCTTCGTCGTCATCCTGTTCTCGGTGATCTTTGCCGGTGCGGCACTCATCGCTTTCTCGACGGTGAAGAGCGAGCTGACGCCCGAAGAGGACCGGTCGCTGGTGATGATGCGGCTGACGACGCCGCAGGGATCGAGCCTCGAATATACCCGCGACAAGATGCAACTCGTCGAAGAATATCTGCAGCCGTTGGTCGACAGCGGCGACATCCGCAATATCTTTTCGATCTCCGGGCAGGGCGGTTCGCTGAACAGCGGCTTCATGGTGCTGACGCTCGCTCCCTGGGGAGAGCGTGACAGGACGCAGACGGAGATCGTCGGCGATATCAACCAGGCAGCCTCCAGGGTGCCGGCCCTGCGCGGCAATGCTATTTCCTCGAACAGCCTTCGCATCCGCGGCGCCGGCAGTGGTCTGCAGATGGCGCTGATCGGCAATGATCACGAGGCGCTGACGGCGGCAGCCGCCAAGCTGGTTCAGTCGCTCGAGGCCACCGGCCAGTATGATACGCCGCGCCTGACCAACGAGCCCAGCCAGGCGCAGGTATCGGTCGCGATCGATCGCGAGCGCGCCTCGGATCTCGGCATCGACATAACCG
The nucleotide sequence above comes from Rhizobium indicum. Encoded proteins:
- a CDS encoding SpoVR family protein; this translates as MTMTMRPRERLLFEGADWDFATLQRIHDACEEIALGELGLDVYPNQIEVITSEQMLDAYSSTGMPLFYRHWSFGKHFAHHETFYRRGMRDLAYEIVINSSPCISYLMEENTATMQTLVTAHAAFGHNHFFKNNYLFKLWTDAEGILDYLDFAKGYITRCEERYGETAVERTLDAAHALMSHGVHRYAGKTTIDLRQEEKRQQERRAHEEQMFNDLWRTVPVGKARKAGDIGLEKRRAALGLPQDNILYFLEKSAPRLQPWQREILRIVRHVAQYFHPQRQTKVMNEGTATFVHYQIMNRLHERGQISDGNFLEFLKSHANVVFQPSYDDRRFSGFNPYALGFAMMQDIERIVTTPTEEDRAWFPDIAGRGDAMAVLRDIWANYRDESFISQFLSPNLIRQLRLFHLYDDPEQTEGVLVSAIHNERGYLRIRRQLSREYDIGWTDPAIDIVDVDLAGDRRLLLQHIVMNGCYLQENDTKLVLQHLADLWGYDVLLQEIDSSSTVAREHAASPRKIVQ
- a CDS encoding adenylate/guanylate cyclase domain-containing protein is translated as MSETRRKLTTIFCADVQDYTRLMGADEEGTLAALKRCREAMGRLIESHGGRVINTWGDGLIADFPSVVEAVRAAVDTQNELAGFNARRPADGRMLFRIGINLGDVIVEGDDIYGDGVNIAARLQTSAAAGGIVISNTVYDHVRNKVAVGFEFLGPLMVKNVDEGVPSYAVKIGDAKDETPSAERSGPARPQPASVMAAAKAETTPAPGGRRLYGVLGVIAAVLIGINLLSWQGVFWARFPVLALAVVAALAWNRDQTRFNRKITLLAILALGLAGINLFTWTGQFWAVWPILGIAATMGVRWSMRR
- a CDS encoding efflux RND transporter periplasmic adaptor subunit; the protein is MAFWKQFVLSLIVIIAGFAAWVFFVPGAGDTMRDAGIPDSIVSKIAPKAGETADADAPARAQGQRGEGQGQGQNRRNGGGRNNTILVATQAVVQGIVNDRLNAIGTGDAIRSVAVTPQASGTIREILIKSGDRVTAGQVLAKLDSEEQVIARGQADVAVKAAVEKSNLYHNIKSSVSRMDVFDSEIAEQGARLQLQAAELNLARRNITAPIDGIVGIVPVNIGDNVTTSIPIVTLDDRSEILVDYWVPERFANTVSVGQPVEAMSVARPGQVFSGLVEAVDNRIDAASRTLRLRARIDNSSDELRAGMSFSVSMKFPGDKYPAVDPVSVQWDSQGSFVWQVNDDKSHKVRVSIVQRNPDFVLVKADLEDGDVIVTQGLQRVREGGAVRVSADVAATAEVATQ
- a CDS encoding efflux RND transporter permease subunit translates to MNVTEIHQDRASGKQSFTALFVRRPILALVFNTLMVVAGLAAYVGVEVRELPDVDRPVVTVRTTFDGASPQTIDQELTKVIEGAVARVSGLKSISSTSSFGQSRVTLEFSDAIDLSVAANDVRDAIGRITQNLPDEADAPQIVKADSDSSAIMRLAVTSTNLNMDDLTQLVENEVIDRLASVDGVADVEEYGDQEKVFRVDVDQGALASRGLTIGDLTKALDNAALDVPAGSLKSNTQDIVVRATANLQTPADFSNVILQDRVRLGDVATVMLGPRDGETALRSNGKPGIGLGIIRQAQSNTLNISTGIKAAVDQLSKTLPEGTTIAITSDDAVFIQGAIHEVVLALVLAAVIVTAVIYLFLRDWRATLIPAVSMPVALIGTLAAIYMVGFSINILTLLAIVLATGLVVDDAIVVLENIVRRRSEGMGPRAAAVLGTREVFFAVVATTATLAAVFIPLSFLPGQVGGLFREFGFVLAFSVGLSSIVALTLCPMLASRMLTKPMLEDHGMLGRFGGALADLYKWALHGCLNAPFVVILFSVIFAGAALIAFSTVKSELTPEEDRSLVMMRLTTPQGSSLEYTRDKMQLVEEYLQPLVDSGDIRNIFSISGQGGSLNSGFMVLTLAPWGERDRTQTEIVGDINQAASRVPALRGNAISSNSLRIRGAGSGLQMALIGNDHEALTAAAAKLVQSLEATGQYDTPRLTNEPSQAQVSVAIDRERASDLGIDITGLSTAIQSLLEGRSVVDVFVDGESYPVLLTSTTRPIDDPTDLENVFLKTGDGKIVPMSVIATMKEGSVAPQLNREQQLASVAITAGLRNGMSLGDAVSQVTALAEPLLPPGSRLLPLAEAATLEENSSGMALTFGFAIVIIFLVLAAQFESVLSSLIIMSTVPLGLACAVFALVITGSSLNIYSQIGLVLLVGVMAKNGILIVEFANQLRDRGEDVRSSIEKACALRLRPVMMTMIATILGGVPLVFAHGAGAEARVALGWVIVGGLGFATLVTLFITPVAYLLLARFAKPHAHEEARLHEEMSVATRPRAAPDDEQLQAAE